From Candidatus Binataceae bacterium, one genomic window encodes:
- the rpoZ gene encoding DNA-directed RNA polymerase subunit omega — MARITVEDCLEKIPNRFELVLGAAKRAKQLLKGARPLVETDNKEVVTALREIAAAKVSIERPQES, encoded by the coding sequence ATGGCCAGAATTACAGTCGAAGATTGTCTGGAAAAGATTCCCAACCGCTTCGAACTCGTGCTGGGAGCCGCCAAGCGCGCCAAGCAACTGCTCAAGGGCGCCCGTCCGCTGGTGGAGACTGACAACAAGGAAGTGGTCACGGCTCTGCGCGAGATTGCCGCGGCCAAGGTTTCGATAGAGCGGCCCCAAGAGTCCTGA
- a CDS encoding deoxyribodipyrimidine photo-lyase, with protein MIYWMQRAQRAIDNPALAVAIRAGNELGKPVLVFFCLLSRHPAANLRHYAFMLEGLEDTVERLRRMRIGFAIRASGGASPLRAFARLCAEARPALVVTDENPLGRSNRWRVAAARTVEVPLLSVDADVIVPSALLGREHYAARTIRPRILAELDRFLQPVHTPAVRVAWRTPAGLRTLAASTQLLDELKLDRSVGVASGFRGGSGEAIRRMRRFIRDGLRSYTQTRNCPELDGTSGLSPYLHFGHLGPHTLALAVREADAPHAIRDAFLEQLIVRRELAINFVRFNPNYDRLEAGEPWALATLKRHARDRRPHLYSAAQLERAETHDPLWNAAQTQMAVSGWMHGYLRMYWAKKILEWSPTPAAAYEAAVHLNDKYELDGRDPNGYAGIAWAIAGKHDRAWGPERPIYGLVRYMSYASTSRKFDSRRYIAGWAHR; from the coding sequence GTGATTTACTGGATGCAGCGCGCGCAGCGGGCGATCGACAACCCTGCGCTCGCCGTGGCGATCCGCGCCGGCAACGAACTCGGCAAACCCGTCCTGGTCTTCTTCTGCCTGCTCTCGCGCCATCCGGCCGCCAACCTGCGCCACTACGCCTTCATGCTCGAAGGCCTCGAGGACACGGTCGAGCGGCTTCGGCGGATGCGAATCGGATTCGCGATCCGGGCAAGCGGCGGCGCAAGCCCGCTTCGCGCCTTCGCGCGGCTTTGCGCGGAGGCGCGTCCGGCGCTCGTCGTGACCGACGAGAATCCGCTCGGCCGTTCAAACCGATGGCGCGTCGCAGCCGCGCGCACGGTCGAGGTTCCGCTCCTGAGCGTGGACGCAGACGTAATCGTGCCGAGCGCGCTGCTCGGCAGGGAGCATTACGCGGCGCGAACGATCAGGCCGCGAATTCTCGCCGAGCTCGATCGCTTTCTGCAGCCGGTTCACACGCCGGCGGTGCGGGTTGCATGGCGCACGCCCGCCGGATTGCGCACGCTGGCCGCATCGACACAACTGCTCGACGAGTTGAAGCTTGATCGGTCGGTGGGCGTGGCGAGCGGCTTTCGCGGCGGCAGCGGCGAAGCGATACGGCGCATGCGCCGCTTCATCCGTGACGGCCTTCGCAGCTATACGCAGACCCGCAATTGTCCCGAACTCGACGGCACGAGCGGCCTCTCGCCGTATCTGCACTTCGGCCATCTTGGTCCACATACGCTTGCCCTGGCGGTCCGCGAAGCCGACGCGCCGCATGCGATTCGCGACGCCTTTCTGGAGCAGTTGATCGTGCGCCGCGAACTCGCGATCAATTTCGTGCGCTTCAATCCGAATTACGACCGCCTCGAAGCGGGCGAGCCCTGGGCGCTCGCCACATTGAAGAGGCATGCGCGCGACCGCCGCCCTCATCTATATTCGGCGGCGCAACTCGAACGGGCCGAGACCCACGATCCGCTCTGGAATGCGGCGCAGACGCAGATGGCGGTCTCGGGCTGGATGCACGGATACCTGCGCATGTACTGGGCCAAGAAAATTCTCGAGTGGAGCCCGACGCCGGCAGCCGCCTACGAGGCCGCGGTCCATCTCAACGACAAGTACGAACTCGACGGCCGCGATCCCAACGGTTACGCGGGCATCGCCTGGGCGATCGCCGGCAAACACGACCGCGCATGGGGGCCGGAGCGGCCGATCTATGGCCTGGTGCGCTACATGTCGTATGCGAGCACGTCGCGCAAATTCGACAGCCGCCGCTATATCGCCGGATGGGCACACCGCTGA
- a CDS encoding LysR substrate-binding domain-containing protein — translation MHIETLKVFCDIIESGSVSYAASQNFVTQSAVSQQVRSLEEKYECRLLERARAGVKPTPAGQILYNSSKEIVRRFMELENRLREIGSVVAGSIRVGTVYSVGLHELPPYLTEFLRTYPQVNVHLEYLRSNKIYEDLIEGKIDLGVVAYPAKRSQIVTIAFRYDELVLVVPPDDPLAKLNKVSVSALAGLKFVGYERDIATRKASDRILREHGVKPHYTMEFDNIETIKRAVEIGQGVAIVPLSTVEHETARGSLKMLEFAEGTFTRPLAIIYKRGRELSPAVRKFVEVLTSAKIQSPGTRTEKGDGGNGRSEARAERPDKSERQDRSDRADKGEKPDRAEKAERAERA, via the coding sequence ATGCACATCGAGACACTAAAAGTCTTTTGCGACATCATCGAGAGCGGAAGCGTTTCTTATGCCGCTTCACAAAACTTCGTCACCCAGTCGGCGGTCAGTCAGCAGGTCCGCAGTCTGGAGGAGAAGTATGAGTGTCGATTGTTAGAACGGGCGCGCGCGGGTGTCAAACCGACTCCGGCCGGGCAGATTCTTTACAACTCGAGCAAGGAAATCGTGCGCCGGTTCATGGAACTGGAGAACCGGCTGCGCGAGATCGGATCGGTCGTGGCGGGATCGATCCGGGTCGGCACCGTTTACAGCGTCGGATTGCATGAACTGCCGCCCTACCTGACCGAATTCCTGCGCACCTATCCCCAGGTGAACGTGCATCTGGAGTACCTGCGCTCCAATAAGATCTATGAGGACCTGATCGAGGGTAAGATCGACCTCGGCGTGGTGGCCTATCCAGCCAAGCGCAGCCAGATCGTCACGATCGCCTTTCGCTACGACGAACTGGTGCTGGTGGTGCCGCCCGATGACCCGCTGGCCAAGCTTAACAAGGTCAGCGTGAGCGCGCTTGCTGGCCTGAAATTCGTCGGTTACGAGCGGGACATCGCAACCCGCAAAGCGTCGGACCGCATCCTGCGCGAGCACGGAGTCAAGCCGCATTACACGATGGAGTTCGACAATATCGAGACCATCAAGCGTGCGGTTGAAATCGGACAGGGTGTCGCGATCGTGCCACTATCGACGGTCGAACACGAAACCGCTCGCGGCTCGCTCAAGATGCTCGAGTTTGCCGAAGGCACCTTCACGCGGCCGCTCGCGATCATCTACAAGCGCGGGCGGGAACTTTCGCCGGCAGTGCGGAAATTCGTCGAGGTCCTGACCTCGGCCAAAATTCAATCGCCCGGCACGCGCACCGAGAAGGGCGACGGCGGCAACGGCCGCAGCGAAGCTCGCGCCGAACGTCCGGATAAATCCGAGCGCCAGGACAGGTCAGACAGGGCCGACAAGGGCGAAAAACCCGACCGGGCCGAGAAGGCCGAACGGGCCGAACGCGCATAA
- a CDS encoding competence/damage-inducible protein A: MRERTCALVVVGNEVLSGKTQDSNAYFAARQLRAVGVALQRIAVIPDDVALIAEEVGYCARRFDVVLTSGGVGPTHDDVTMDGVAAAFGRKLVMHPELERLIRTHMADRLTPAALKMAAVPEGAVLNAAGDLRFPTIQLENVYILPGIPQIFEAKLTALLGGFATDPYHLRTIYTSATEGVIAEYLNQCLARYPDLLMGSYPRIGDPDYRVKLTLESKDRDYLERAFAHLMSLLPGEVVVRTE, from the coding sequence ATGCGAGAGCGAACGTGCGCCCTTGTGGTGGTGGGGAATGAAGTCCTGTCGGGCAAGACCCAGGACTCCAACGCGTACTTTGCCGCGCGCCAGTTGCGCGCCGTAGGCGTCGCCCTGCAGCGCATCGCGGTCATCCCGGACGACGTCGCGCTCATCGCCGAAGAGGTCGGATACTGCGCCCGCCGCTTCGACGTCGTCCTGACCTCGGGCGGCGTCGGCCCGACTCACGACGACGTCACGATGGACGGCGTAGCGGCGGCCTTCGGCCGCAAGCTCGTGATGCATCCCGAACTCGAACGCCTCATCCGCACGCACATGGCCGACCGCCTCACGCCCGCCGCGCTCAAGATGGCGGCGGTGCCCGAGGGCGCTGTGCTCAACGCGGCGGGCGACCTGCGCTTTCCGACCATCCAGCTCGAAAACGTTTATATCCTGCCGGGCATCCCGCAAATCTTCGAAGCCAAGCTGACCGCGCTGCTGGGCGGGTTCGCGACCGACCCGTATCATCTGCGCACTATCTATACTTCGGCCACCGAGGGCGTGATTGCCGAGTATCTCAACCAGTGTCTTGCGCGTTACCCCGATCTTCTGATGGGCTCTTATCCAAGGATTGGAGATCCGGACTACCGGGTAAAGCTGACGCTCGAATCCAAGGACCGCGATTACCTGGAGCGGGCCTTTGCTCATTTGATGAGCCTTTTGCCCGGTGAGGTGGTGGTGAGGACCGAATAG
- a CDS encoding amidohydrolase family protein: MLDLLIRGGEVVTSQGAGRWSVGVQGEKIAFIGTDEHAPQAGRTIDAIGKIVVPGGIEPHAHLDIYDLTNPDAGVSTLGPEEDTRGMAFGGTTTHLDFCFIEPGMDIVKGIETRAARWKGQSYVDYSFHVGLLGALPLSVFDQIGDVISQGFPSFKVFTTDVMPPHPKRVRVRLDMGRVQLAMEKVARHDGIMVVHAEDDDLVQFNYERFAAEGRTEGWNMNLVHTKLSEELAFDRVIRLARASGAGVYFVHTSAREGVEAVAEARGRNLPVYCETLHHYACFSADDYKTPRGFCYHTYPSLKGRDDNKALWDGLINDAVSTTATDEFPTSLQHKLSGKRIDNVTGGNLGAEARMGIVYTEGVVRRGMTLERFVDVTSANAARILGLYPRKGVIAVGSDADVVLIDPSIKKKLAREDFHVSDYSPWEGWQVEGWPVTTILRGKPIVENGKLLAKLGYGQLIARKVDPVVLRRPAA; encoded by the coding sequence ATGCTGGACTTACTGATTCGCGGCGGTGAAGTGGTTACTTCGCAGGGGGCCGGCAGATGGAGCGTCGGCGTGCAGGGCGAAAAGATCGCCTTCATCGGAACCGACGAGCACGCACCTCAGGCCGGACGCACGATCGACGCCATCGGCAAAATCGTCGTCCCCGGCGGGATCGAACCTCACGCCCATCTCGACATCTACGATCTCACCAATCCCGACGCCGGCGTGAGCACGCTCGGCCCCGAAGAAGACACTCGCGGCATGGCCTTCGGAGGCACTACCACTCATCTGGATTTCTGCTTCATCGAACCCGGGATGGATATCGTCAAAGGGATCGAAACGCGAGCGGCGCGATGGAAGGGGCAATCATATGTCGATTACTCATTCCATGTCGGCCTGCTGGGCGCGCTTCCGCTGAGCGTATTTGATCAGATCGGCGACGTAATCAGCCAGGGATTTCCGAGCTTCAAGGTTTTCACCACGGACGTGATGCCGCCGCATCCCAAGCGCGTCAGGGTCCGCCTCGATATGGGGCGCGTGCAGCTTGCGATGGAGAAAGTCGCGCGGCACGACGGCATCATGGTGGTGCACGCCGAGGACGACGACCTGGTCCAGTTCAACTACGAAAGATTCGCCGCCGAGGGCAGGACCGAAGGTTGGAACATGAACCTGGTCCATACCAAGCTCTCCGAGGAGCTGGCCTTCGACCGTGTAATCCGCCTGGCCCGCGCGAGCGGAGCGGGAGTCTATTTCGTCCACACTTCGGCGCGCGAAGGGGTCGAGGCGGTGGCCGAGGCCCGTGGCCGCAACCTGCCCGTCTATTGCGAGACGCTGCATCACTATGCCTGCTTTTCTGCCGACGACTACAAGACGCCGCGCGGCTTTTGCTATCACACTTATCCGTCGCTCAAGGGGCGCGATGACAACAAGGCGTTGTGGGACGGATTGATCAACGACGCGGTATCGACCACCGCGACCGACGAATTTCCGACCTCGCTCCAGCACAAGCTCTCCGGCAAGCGGATCGACAACGTGACCGGCGGCAACCTGGGTGCCGAGGCGCGGATGGGAATCGTTTACACCGAGGGCGTGGTGAGGCGCGGGATGACGCTCGAGCGGTTTGTTGACGTGACCTCGGCCAACGCCGCGCGCATCCTCGGGCTTTATCCGCGCAAAGGGGTAATTGCCGTGGGCAGCGACGCCGATGTGGTGCTGATCGATCCGTCGATCAAAAAAAAGCTCGCCCGCGAGGACTTTCACGTGAGCGACTACAGTCCGTGGGAAGGATGGCAGGTCGAAGGATGGCCGGTTACGACGATATTGCGCGGGAAGCCGATTGTCGAAAACGGCAAGCTCCTGGCCAAACTGGGCTACGGACAACTTATTGCGCGCAAGGTCGATCCGGTCGTGCTGCGCCGTCCGGCAGCGTAG
- a CDS encoding thiamine pyrophosphate-binding protein: MAGAVERLTEGAAPAADASPKISGGNLVAKALKNEGVEAIFTLCGGHIIDIYDGCLNEGIKIVDVRHEQVAAHAADGYWRVTGKTGCAVVTAGPGTTDAVTGVANAFRAESAMLLIGGQGPLTQHRMGSLQDLPHVDMMQPITKFAATVSSTERIADMVSMAFRECYNGAPGPSFLEIPRDVLDARVDATRARIPVAGRYRASTKTAGDPREVERLADILVKSERPCVLLGTQVWSCRAGAAAIEFCRRLNIPAYMNGAARGTFAPGDPHHFHQTRGYAFEKADAIVIVGTPFDFRMGYGRRLRAEATVVQIDLDYRTVGKNRDVSLGLVGDAGAILAAVTQAASGRVDSGARRRDPWLRELREQENKSAEAMRPRLLSDASPIHPLRLAHEINQFLTENTIFIGDGGDVVTFSAGAIQPKSPGHWMDPGPLGTLGVGTPFAMAAKLARPDKEVVCLFGDGAFGLTGWDFETCVRYGLPFIGVVGNNSHMNQIRYGQTAKYGKARGEVANYLGDVHFERFAAMFGGYGEEVHEAKEIGPALRRARESGKCALINVWIDPEVYAPGTMNQTMYK, encoded by the coding sequence ATGGCCGGAGCTGTTGAGAGATTGACCGAAGGCGCAGCGCCCGCGGCCGACGCGAGCCCGAAAATTTCCGGCGGCAACCTGGTGGCCAAGGCGCTCAAGAACGAAGGCGTCGAAGCCATCTTCACCCTCTGCGGCGGCCATATCATCGACATCTATGACGGCTGCCTGAACGAGGGCATCAAGATCGTCGACGTCCGCCACGAACAGGTCGCCGCCCACGCCGCCGACGGCTACTGGCGCGTCACCGGCAAGACCGGATGCGCGGTGGTCACGGCGGGACCGGGGACGACCGACGCCGTGACCGGCGTCGCCAACGCGTTTCGCGCGGAGAGCGCGATGCTGCTGATCGGCGGTCAAGGCCCGCTCACGCAGCATCGCATGGGCTCGCTGCAGGACCTGCCGCACGTGGACATGATGCAGCCGATCACCAAGTTCGCGGCGACGGTATCTTCCACCGAGCGAATCGCCGATATGGTGAGCATGGCGTTTCGCGAATGCTACAACGGCGCGCCGGGACCGTCGTTCCTGGAAATCCCGCGCGACGTGCTGGACGCGCGCGTCGACGCCACCCGGGCGCGCATCCCGGTCGCCGGCCGCTATCGCGCGTCCACCAAAACCGCCGGCGATCCGCGCGAGGTCGAGCGCCTCGCCGACATCCTGGTGAAATCCGAGCGCCCGTGCGTCCTGCTCGGCACTCAGGTCTGGAGTTGCCGGGCAGGCGCCGCGGCGATCGAGTTCTGCCGGCGGCTTAACATCCCGGCCTACATGAACGGCGCGGCGCGCGGCACGTTCGCGCCCGGCGACCCGCATCACTTCCATCAGACCCGCGGCTACGCCTTCGAGAAGGCCGACGCGATCGTGATCGTCGGCACGCCCTTCGACTTCCGGATGGGTTACGGGCGGAGGCTCCGCGCGGAGGCGACCGTGGTGCAAATCGATCTCGACTACCGCACCGTCGGCAAGAACCGCGACGTCTCGCTGGGCCTCGTCGGCGACGCCGGCGCGATCCTTGCCGCCGTCACCCAGGCCGCGAGCGGCCGCGTTGACAGCGGCGCGCGACGGCGCGACCCGTGGCTGCGCGAACTGCGCGAGCAGGAAAACAAGAGCGCCGAGGCGATGCGCCCGCGGTTGCTCTCCGACGCGAGCCCGATTCATCCGTTGCGCCTCGCGCACGAAATCAACCAGTTCCTGACCGAGAACACGATCTTCATCGGCGACGGCGGCGACGTCGTGACCTTTTCCGCCGGCGCGATCCAGCCCAAGTCGCCGGGCCATTGGATGGATCCCGGCCCGCTCGGCACGCTCGGCGTGGGCACGCCGTTCGCAATGGCGGCCAAGCTCGCGCGGCCCGACAAGGAAGTCGTGTGCCTCTTCGGCGACGGCGCGTTCGGGCTGACGGGCTGGGACTTCGAGACCTGCGTGCGCTACGGCCTGCCGTTCATCGGCGTCGTCGGCAACAACTCACACATGAACCAGATTCGCTACGGGCAGACGGCGAAGTACGGCAAGGCGCGCGGCGAGGTCGCAAATTACCTCGGCGACGTGCATTTCGAGCGGTTCGCCGCGATGTTCGGCGGCTATGGCGAAGAAGTGCACGAAGCGAAGGAAATCGGGCCGGCGCTCAGGCGCGCACGCGAATCCGGCAAATGCGCGCTTATCAATGTGTGGATCGATCCCGAGGTTTACGCGCCGGGAACGATGAACCAGACGATGTACAAGTGA
- a CDS encoding RNA polymerase factor sigma-32, with protein MARKSGPRKPKIDPGGDPAIGSGADPVRPAARATRRRRGGADASEETARRDAPLDAEIVDDEGPGAAPMAEEIGEFGELPHGFSRADASHEAGASAGKDAADETGEGPAGEGGALVAYDPLGRYLAEIRRFPLLSREEEIEIAKRYTKLHDPADAYRLVTANLRLVVKIASEFAHASRNLLDLIQEGNVGLMEAVRNFDPYRGIRFPSYAVWWVRAYIYRFLINNWRLVKIGTTQAQRKLFFNLRKETERLETEGFTPQPLLLAQRLGVKESEVREMQERMAHSEVSLNQPVREDEPIELLDVIPDTGDTPEEAAAHDEWRSFAHEKIDQFASTLKDKELEIFRSRLLSEDPPTLQEVGARFGISRERVRQIEARLKKRLKLFLKAQSPDIEQTGS; from the coding sequence GTGGCGCGCAAATCAGGCCCCCGCAAACCCAAGATCGATCCCGGAGGCGACCCGGCGATCGGGTCCGGCGCAGATCCGGTCCGGCCCGCCGCCCGCGCCACGCGCCGCCGCCGCGGCGGCGCGGACGCATCGGAGGAAACGGCGCGACGCGATGCGCCGCTGGACGCTGAAATCGTTGATGACGAAGGCCCGGGCGCGGCGCCGATGGCCGAGGAAATCGGCGAGTTCGGCGAGCTTCCCCACGGATTCTCCCGCGCGGACGCGAGCCACGAGGCCGGCGCGAGCGCCGGAAAAGACGCTGCGGATGAAACTGGGGAAGGCCCGGCCGGCGAAGGCGGCGCGCTGGTCGCGTACGACCCGCTCGGCCGCTACCTCGCCGAGATACGGCGCTTTCCGCTGCTCAGCCGCGAAGAAGAAATCGAGATCGCCAAGCGCTACACGAAGCTCCACGACCCCGCTGACGCCTACCGGCTGGTCACCGCCAATTTGCGCCTGGTGGTCAAAATCGCGAGCGAATTCGCGCACGCCTCGCGCAACCTGCTCGACCTTATCCAGGAAGGCAACGTCGGCCTGATGGAGGCGGTGCGCAATTTCGATCCGTACCGCGGCATCCGCTTCCCGTCATATGCGGTGTGGTGGGTCCGCGCGTACATCTACCGCTTTCTGATCAACAACTGGCGGCTGGTCAAGATCGGCACCACGCAGGCTCAGCGCAAGCTCTTCTTCAATCTCCGCAAGGAGACCGAACGGCTCGAGACCGAGGGCTTCACCCCGCAGCCGCTGCTGCTCGCACAGCGCCTGGGCGTCAAGGAGAGCGAGGTGCGCGAGATGCAGGAGCGGATGGCGCACAGCGAAGTTTCGCTCAATCAGCCGGTGCGCGAGGACGAACCGATCGAATTGCTCGACGTTATTCCCGACACTGGCGACACGCCCGAGGAGGCGGCCGCGCACGACGAATGGCGCAGCTTCGCGCACGAGAAAATCGACCAGTTCGCAAGCACGCTCAAGGACAAGGAGCTCGAAATTTTCCGGAGCCGGCTGCTTTCCGAGGATCCGCCGACCCTGCAGGAGGTCGGCGCGCGGTTCGGGATCAGCCGCGAGCGCGTGCGTCAGATCGAGGCGCGGCTTAAAAAACGGCTGAAACTGTTCCTCAAGGCGCAGTCGCCCGATATCGAGCAGACGGGGTCCTGA
- a CDS encoding M20 family metallopeptidase — protein sequence MDNTAIQSYVERLWDQSILPELTEYVRIPNKSPAFDPEWRAHGYMEQVVARFSDWARRQPIKGLELEVIRLEGRTPLLFIDIPGASDDCVLLYGHMDKQPEMTGWNPGLGPWTPVLEDDRLYGRGAADDGYSMFACLAAIGALGAQSIPHGRCAIMIEACEESGSYDLPAYVDHLSNRIGKPSLVIALDSGCANYEQLWCTTSLRGLAGGTLKVEVLTEGVHSGDAGGVVPDSFRIVRRLLSRIEDEATGNILPADFHVEIPAARRQQAAAAGAALGESLYTRFPFVPGTRPLTMDPTELILDRTWRPALSIIGADGLPAPAAAGNVMRPTTTLKLSLRLPPTSDGAAATRKLQSLMEQEPPHGARVSFESNWAASGWNAPALAPWLEQSLEQASQTCFGKPAAYMGEGGTIPFTNMLGERFPDAQFLVTGVLGPHTNAHGPNEFLHIPTGKRVTCCVARVIADHFRRR from the coding sequence ATGGACAATACGGCCATCCAGAGCTACGTCGAACGGCTGTGGGATCAATCGATCCTGCCCGAGCTGACCGAATACGTGCGTATCCCGAACAAGTCGCCGGCCTTTGATCCGGAATGGCGCGCGCACGGCTACATGGAACAGGTGGTCGCACGCTTCTCCGACTGGGCGCGCCGTCAGCCGATCAAGGGCCTTGAGTTGGAAGTGATACGGCTCGAGGGCCGCACGCCGCTCCTGTTCATCGATATTCCGGGAGCCTCAGACGACTGCGTGCTGCTCTATGGCCACATGGACAAGCAGCCGGAGATGACCGGATGGAACCCGGGCCTCGGGCCGTGGACACCGGTGCTTGAGGACGACCGCCTGTACGGGCGCGGCGCCGCGGACGACGGTTATTCGATGTTCGCATGCCTGGCCGCGATCGGCGCGCTTGGAGCTCAATCGATTCCGCATGGGCGCTGCGCCATCATGATCGAGGCGTGCGAGGAAAGCGGCAGCTACGACCTACCGGCTTACGTCGATCACCTGAGCAACCGCATCGGCAAACCGAGCCTCGTCATCGCGCTCGACTCCGGCTGCGCCAACTACGAACAGTTGTGGTGCACCACTTCGCTGCGCGGGCTTGCGGGCGGAACGCTCAAGGTCGAAGTGCTCACCGAGGGCGTTCATTCGGGCGATGCCGGCGGCGTCGTCCCCGACAGCTTCCGCATCGTGCGCCGCCTGCTCAGCCGGATCGAAGATGAAGCGACGGGCAACATCCTGCCCGCGGATTTTCACGTTGAGATTCCCGCGGCGCGCCGGCAACAGGCAGCCGCCGCCGGCGCCGCGCTCGGCGAGAGTCTCTACACCAGGTTTCCGTTCGTCCCGGGAACGCGCCCGCTCACAATGGATCCGACGGAACTGATTTTGGATCGCACGTGGCGGCCCGCGCTCTCGATCATCGGCGCCGACGGTCTGCCGGCTCCGGCCGCGGCGGGCAACGTGATGCGGCCGACGACCACGCTCAAGCTGTCGCTGCGGCTGCCGCCGACCAGCGACGGCGCGGCGGCGACGCGCAAGCTGCAAAGCCTGATGGAGCAAGAGCCGCCCCACGGCGCGCGTGTGAGCTTCGAGAGCAACTGGGCGGCGAGCGGATGGAACGCGCCGGCGCTGGCGCCGTGGCTCGAGCAGTCGCTGGAGCAGGCGTCGCAAACCTGTTTCGGCAAGCCGGCCGCATACATGGGCGAGGGCGGCACGATTCCGTTCACCAATATGCTGGGCGAGCGCTTTCCCGACGCCCAGTTCCTGGTCACCGGCGTGCTCGGACCACATACGAACGCTCACGGCCCCAACGAGTTTCTTCACATCCCCACGGGCAAGCGGGTCACCTGCTGCGTGGCCCGGGTGATCGCGGATCATTTTCGCCGCCGCTAG
- the frc gene encoding formyl-CoA transferase codes for MRKEMDKALSDVRVLDMTHVQSGPSCTQILAWLGADVIKVEMPGRGDITRGQLRDLPGVDSLYFTMLNCNKRSVTLNIKSAKGKRILDELIKRADVLVENFGPGALDREGFTWERLQKLNPRIIFASIKGFGAGPFEDCKAYETIAQAMGGAMSTTGFEDGPPTSTGAQIGDSGTGMHMVAAIVAALYQRTRTGRGQRVEVAMQDAVLNLCRVKLRDQQRIRRGPLAEYPNRSFGDEVPRSGNASGGGQPGAALRCAPGGANDYCYVIIQPQVWPALARIAGRPELADDPAYATPEARIKHLDEVFGVIEQWTMRHTKHEVMRTLMEADVPCGPILSMKDLIEDPALAQRGMVADVEHPERGSFKTVGCPLILSESPVAIAASPLLGEHTASILREVMGYDDAELERLRAEGVV; via the coding sequence ATGAGGAAAGAGATGGACAAGGCGCTCTCGGATGTGCGGGTTTTGGACATGACGCACGTGCAGTCGGGCCCGAGCTGCACGCAGATCCTGGCGTGGCTCGGCGCCGACGTGATCAAGGTCGAGATGCCGGGCCGCGGCGATATCACGCGTGGACAGCTTCGCGATCTTCCCGGCGTTGACAGCCTCTATTTCACGATGCTCAACTGCAACAAACGCAGTGTCACGCTGAATATCAAGTCGGCGAAGGGCAAGCGCATCCTGGACGAACTGATTAAACGCGCGGACGTGCTGGTTGAAAATTTCGGCCCCGGCGCGCTCGACCGCGAAGGCTTCACCTGGGAGCGCCTCCAAAAGCTCAACCCGCGCATTATCTTCGCTTCGATCAAGGGTTTCGGCGCCGGCCCGTTCGAAGATTGCAAGGCCTATGAGACGATCGCGCAGGCGATGGGCGGCGCGATGAGCACCACCGGCTTCGAGGACGGCCCGCCGACGAGCACCGGCGCGCAAATCGGCGACTCCGGCACCGGAATGCACATGGTGGCCGCGATCGTGGCCGCACTCTACCAGCGCACACGGACCGGGCGCGGCCAGCGCGTCGAAGTCGCGATGCAGGATGCGGTGCTCAATCTGTGCCGCGTGAAGCTGCGCGACCAGCAGCGGATCAGGCGCGGACCGCTCGCCGAGTATCCCAACCGCAGCTTCGGCGACGAGGTGCCGCGTTCCGGCAACGCGTCAGGCGGCGGCCAACCCGGCGCCGCGCTGCGCTGCGCGCCGGGCGGTGCGAATGACTATTGCTACGTGATTATCCAGCCCCAGGTGTGGCCGGCGCTCGCGCGTATCGCCGGCCGCCCCGAACTCGCGGACGATCCCGCGTATGCGACGCCCGAGGCTCGGATCAAGCATCTCGACGAGGTGTTCGGCGTGATCGAGCAATGGACGATGCGCCACACCAAGCACGAAGTGATGCGGACCCTGATGGAGGCCGACGTTCCGTGCGGGCCGATTCTCTCGATGAAGGATTTGATCGAGGATCCGGCGCTCGCCCAGCGCGGGATGGTCGCCGACGTCGAACATCCGGAGCGCGGCTCGTTCAAGACCGTAGGCTGTCCGCTGATCCTGTCCGAAAGCCCGGTCGCAATTGCCGCCTCGCCGCTTTTGGGCGAGCACACCGCGAGCATTCTGCGCGAGGTCATGGGCTACGACGACGCCGAGCTTGAGCGCCTGCGGGCCGAAGGCGTCGTCTGA